A window of the Bufo gargarizans isolate SCDJY-AF-19 chromosome 1, ASM1485885v1, whole genome shotgun sequence genome harbors these coding sequences:
- the SOWAHB gene encoding ankyrin repeat domain-containing protein SOWAHB, producing MARELSQEEVLDFLCQGGGKVPNASLLAHFKLFLRDPQAPTEQLLKRRERFKRYVNSVAVVKPEGGVKYVVLRSRYRDLLGEDLSQPSAPVKNEQVVPALPHGAQVRDGLHSNGLGHQGAHADHQDLQAVVLISDVAHGAVERNTWDATSYKDPYTHDHEVKCQETSQWSFQAPNPDSTSSCFTSSPASNTSSPQNNASSLHRRPSMEYSKSSPIFISASPPSDKHHQPINNYLPSSKSCSPASRNPSSLPRSPSREYSKQSPPAIRASPPLGKSYHQQPINTYLTTSLPASKDSSPSNKSNSSSNHPYHNQSSLSSPAGSLDIPEIPSQLSVGHFKVPSVGQKKTESSNPAIANYTIMDQEVQQHGYYACAELPLSHFHLNGIFSPKEHKDYSDPVQDKEQMPSFYKELPPLPPSSRYIDSPHPSPSLLFPHESSITPPDVQLEDYHAGSRSPSPPLPLYDIHEMWMSKMPVFKSIRCQLSLQDMEDFVDQESCGSEGSDSGEGADCDTEHNIDEDPSSDSNNDKYVHCIEEKCENTRRCPPSRKFLSITEQYDKLKSSAPLEMMDTVAICGVESAGSSLATIEYSKSPYATKSFLTDQAPVLFALARNPPRHKMSSRMPEVMSSSDDELIERDYKKRRRPSRSKRPSNIGLVPPQPDVDLLLTVKPVSSNHFIMYDIDDQKSLHVQYEPKVNTDFRKTFNSKSSTVVPLDSTEHDWFVKSATGSWLQVYGLFIEDPSLALRKDFISGFTALHWFAKHGAADMFPKLVSGAKKAGIQLDLNVKSNGGYTPLHIAAIHGHQKVASLLVEKLNVNVNLRDNSGKRAWQYLSCNTSGEVWHLLGAPKGKTIFASRALNIANTVNTQNKSSQINRKTSLAAFLKPQHQKWKANNHPALREREIYSD from the coding sequence ATGGCCAGGGAGCTGAGCCAGGAAGAGGTGCTGGATTTCTTGTGCCAGGGTGGAGGGAAGGTGCCCAATGCCTCGCTGCTGGCTCACTTCAAGCTCTTTCTGAGGGACCCCCAGGCGCCCACAGAGCAGCTCCTCAAGCGCCGGGAGAGGTTTAAGCGCTACGTGAACTCCGTGGCGGTGGTGAAACCGGAGGGAGGCGTCAAGTATGTGGTGCTCAGGAGCCGGTACCGCGATCTGCTGGGAGAGGACTTGTCGCAACCATCGGCTCCTGTAAAGAACGAGCAGGTTGTTCCCGCCTTGCCTCATGGAGCTCAGGTACGTGATGGCCTCCACAGCAATGGACTTGGCCACCAAGGTGCACATGCTGATCACCAGGACCTGCAGGCTGTAGTGCTTATCTCAGATGTTGCTCATGGGGCTGTTGAGAGAAACACTTGGGATGCCACCTCCTATAAGGACCCTTATACCCATGATCATGAAGTTAAATGTCAGGAGACATCTCAGTGGAGTTTTCAGGCTCCTAACCCTGATTCTACTTCATCCTGCTTCACATCATCACCAGCCAGCAACACCTCttcaccccaaaataatgcctcTTCGCTGCACAGACGTCCATCCATGGAGTACAGTAAGTCCAGTCCAATATTTATCAGTGCTTCACCACCTTCAGACAAGCATCACCAACCCATTAATAACTACCTGCCCTCCTCTAAGAGCTGCTCACCTGCCAGCAGGAACCCGTCTTCCCTACCCAGAAGTCCATCCAGGGAATACAGTAAGCAAAGTCCACCAGCCATCAGAGCTTCACCACCTTTAGGCAAGTCCTACCATCAGCAACCTATTAATACCTACCTGACCACCTCCTTACCAGCCAGCAAGGActcttcaccttccaacaagagcAACTCCTCTTCAAACCACCCATACCACAACCAATCTTCCTTGTCTTCCCCTGCAGGAAGCCTTGACATTCCTGAGATTCCCTCCCAGCTTTCTGTTGGACACTTTAAAGTTCCTTCTGTAGGACAGAAGAAAACCGAATCTTCCAATCCTGCTATTGCAAATTATACCATCATGGACCAGGAGGTACAACAACATGGATATTATGCCTGTGCTGAGTTGCCCTTATCACACTTCCACTTAAATGGAATTTTTTCTCCAAAAGAGCACAAAGACTATTCTGACCCTGTACAAGATAAGGAACAAATGCCTAGTTTTTATAAAGAGCTTCCACCATTACCAccttcttccaggtacatagattCACCACACCCATCCCCCTCCCTACTGTTCCCACATGAATCAAGCATCACTCCTCCAGATGTTCAGCTGGAAGATTATCATGCAGGCAGTCGCAGCCCATCTCCCCCACTACCTCTCTATGACATACATGAGATGTGgatgtctaaaatgccagtctttaaAAGCATCAGATGCCAGCTTTCTTTGCAGGATATGGAGGACTTTGTCGATCAGGAAAGTTGTGGAAGTGAAGGGAGTGACAGTGGTGAAGGGGCTGACTGTGACACTGAGCACAATATTGATGAGGACCCCTCCAGTGACTCAAATAATGACAAATATGTACATTGCATTGAAGAGAAGTGTGAGAACACTAGGAGATGTCCACCTAGTAGGAAGTTCCTAAGCATCACTGAGCAGTATGATAAATTGAAAAGTTCAGCCCCCCTTGAAATGATGGACACTGTAGCCATATGTGGAGTAGAATCTGCTGGATCTTCGCTAGCAACTATTGAATACAGTAAGTCTCCATATGCCACAAAGTCTTTCCTCACTGACCAAGCTCCTGTCTTGTTTGCATTGGCAAGGAACCCACCAAGGCACAAAATGAGTTCTCGTATGCCGGAAGTAATGTCGTCTTCAGATGATGAACTAATTGAAAGAGATTATAAAAAGAGGAGGCGTCCATCACGATCTAAAAGACCATCTAATATTGGGCTGGTGCCTCCACAGCCAGATGTAGACTTGCTTCTAACAGTGAAGCCTGTGAGCTCCAATCATTTTATTATGTATGATATTGACGACCAGAAATCTCTTCATGTACAATATGAACCTAAAGTCAATACAGATTTTAGAAAGACTTTTAATAGTAAATCTTCCACTGTTGTTCCCTTGGATTCAACGGAGCACGACTGGTTTGTTAAATCGGCTACTGGGTCTTGGCTTCAAGTGTATGGATTGTTCATTGAGGACCCAAGTTTAGCATTACGGAAAGACTTCATCTCTGGCTTTACAGCTCTTCATTGGTTTGCCAAACATGGTGCTGCTGACATGTTCCCCAAGTTGGTATCTGGTGCCAAAAAGGCTGGGATTCAACTGGACCTTAATGTCAAATCCAATGGGGGATATACGCCTTTACACATAGCTGCTATCCATGGGCATCAAAAAGTAGCGTCCTTGTTAGTAGAAAAGCTCAATGTTAATGTGAACTTAAGGGACAATAGTGGTAAGAGGGCATGGCAGTACCTGAGCTGCAACACTTCTGGAGAAGTTTGGCACCTTTTAGGAGCACCTAAGGGGAAAACAATATTTGCATCTCGTGCCTTAAATATTGCTAACACCGTAAACACACAAAACAAATCCTCTCAGATAAATCGTAAGACTTCCTTAGCAGCTTTCCTGAAGCCACAGCATCAGAAATGGAAAGCAAACAATCACCCTGCTTTGAGGGAAAGAGAAATCTACAGTGACTAA